A window from Candidatus Nitrospira neomarina encodes these proteins:
- a CDS encoding leucine-rich repeat domain-containing protein — protein sequence MTEKTKNLQKISPAELDELLSKMKSEKYSELALLGPRAKLSSSPEKWAAHLKDYRSVFQLTEFVENLAEKLLSLPNLTMLSLSGNNLGDAGVQGLSGLTNLTSLALAGNNLGIAGVQALRGLTNLTTLDLSGNYPLGEEVAQALSGLTNLTTLNLSATYLGDAGAQALSGLRNLTTLALSGNYLSDGAAQGLSGLINLTTLDLSFNEIGNAGAQALSGLTNLTTLDLTRNEFIGELGAQALSELRNLTTLVLRQNQLGDAGAKALGSLMNLTTLNLGHNQLGDAGVKALESLTNLTTLDLAGNNLGDAGAQALNGLINLTTLDLANNNLGDMGAKALGSLANLTTLNLEHNQLGDAGAQALGQLTNLTTLGLSKTEVTDLSPFKLLFEKGISAKCETGTIWEDGIFVKDCPLIHPPPEVVQQGHEAVLNYFREIEGQGVDRLYEAKMLIVGEGRAGKTSLLRRLYQADQPLPDEDETTKGIDIHRHDFPLANGRTFRLNVWDFGGQQIYHATHQFFLTKNSLYILLDDTTKDYKSVTDVGFSYWLEVIELLSDRSPVLIFQNEKGGRSKAIDEAGIKGQFPNVKEVYRGNLDKPDSVKPLSAAIEFSVQRLPHVGEEVPAKWVSIRGDLEEEARHQPYIPQEDYFAVYSRHLEFDRTKALHLSRYLHDLGVFLHFQEDRLLSRTVILQNPWATEAVFRILDDPTVVVSLGRFTSVDCERVWATTEYADMHPELLALMEKFELCYALRDQEDTWLAPQLLSPSVPPALEGWAKVGDLVLSFRYGFLPKGLISRLMVRMHRFVPRPEMAWATGVLFEREETQVLVRIMSRGNEIVLRARGLERQALLSVIASDLDALNAGFPGLEEKLSKWVPCICSKCVVLASPEMFEQKRLLKRKQDRKLAIECPGSYEDVSVLELLDGLKLENLPRWADKPSDNYAAASDASSAGQAPIKTIKVFLASSEELREDRDAFDLYFRQQNDRLRQQGAYLEIVRWENFLDAMSDSRLQDEYNREVRSCDIFVSLFKTKTGRYTEEEFDVAHRGFKEQGTPRIYAFFQDAQVSTVSGNRNDLLSLWKFQDKLSELGHFWTKYKSTEDLHLRFRDQLDKLLDQGLV from the coding sequence ATGACGGAAAAGACAAAGAACCTACAAAAAATTTCACCGGCTGAGCTGGATGAGTTGCTCTCAAAAATGAAAAGCGAGAAGTATTCCGAGTTAGCTCTACTCGGCCCTCGTGCGAAATTAAGTTCATCTCCTGAAAAATGGGCTGCCCACCTCAAAGATTACCGATCTGTTTTTCAGTTGACAGAATTTGTGGAAAACCTGGCCGAAAAACTTCTCTCTCTCCCCAACCTCACGATGCTTTCCCTGTCCGGCAACAACCTTGGAGACGCAGGGGTGCAGGGGTTGAGCGGGTTGACAAACCTTACGTCGCTTGCCCTGGCCGGAAATAACCTTGGGATCGCAGGGGTGCAGGCGTTGAGGGGGCTGACGAACCTCACGACCCTTGACCTGTCTGGCAACTACCCTCTTGGGGAGGAAGTGGCGCAGGCGTTGAGCGGATTGACGAACCTCACGACGCTTAACCTGTCCGCCACCTACCTTGGGGACGCAGGGGCGCAAGCGTTGAGCGGGCTGCGGAACCTCACGACCCTTGCCCTGTCCGGCAACTACCTTAGTGACGGAGCGGCGCAGGGGTTAAGTGGGCTGATAAACCTCACGACGCTTGACCTGTCCTTCAACGAAATTGGGAACGCGGGGGCGCAGGCGTTGAGCGGACTGACGAACCTCACGACCCTTGACCTGACACGCAACGAATTTATTGGGGAGTTAGGGGCGCAGGCGTTAAGCGAATTGAGGAACCTCACGACGCTTGTCCTGCGGCAAAACCAGCTCGGGGACGCGGGAGCGAAGGCCCTGGGATCGCTGATGAACCTCACGACGCTCAACCTGGGGCACAACCAGCTCGGGGACGCGGGAGTGAAGGCCCTGGAATCGCTGACGAACCTCACGACGCTTGACCTGGCCGGCAATAACCTTGGAGACGCGGGGGCGCAGGCTTTGAATGGGCTGATAAACCTCACGACGCTTGACCTGGCCAACAACAACCTCGGGGACATGGGAGCGAAAGCCCTGGGGTCGCTGGCGAATCTCACGACGCTCAACCTGGAGCACAACCAGCTCGGGGACGCGGGGGCACAGGCCTTGGGGCAGCTGACAAACCTCACGACGCTTGGTCTATCCAAAACCGAGGTGACTGACTTATCTCCTTTTAAGCTTTTATTTGAGAAGGGAATATCTGCCAAATGTGAGACGGGGACCATTTGGGAAGATGGAATATTTGTGAAGGATTGTCCGCTCATTCATCCTCCGCCAGAAGTCGTTCAGCAAGGACATGAGGCGGTTCTGAACTATTTCCGGGAGATAGAGGGACAGGGAGTAGACCGGCTTTATGAGGCCAAGATGCTTATCGTGGGCGAGGGACGGGCCGGGAAAACGAGTCTGTTGCGCCGGCTGTATCAGGCGGATCAACCTTTGCCGGATGAAGACGAGACCACCAAAGGCATCGATATCCATCGGCATGACTTTCCACTGGCCAATGGCCGGACGTTCCGGCTGAATGTATGGGATTTTGGCGGACAACAAATCTACCATGCCACGCACCAGTTTTTTCTGACGAAAAATTCACTCTACATTCTTTTGGACGATACGACCAAAGATTACAAGTCCGTCACCGATGTGGGGTTCAGCTATTGGCTGGAGGTCATCGAGCTCCTCAGTGACCGGAGTCCTGTGCTGATTTTTCAGAATGAAAAGGGTGGCCGGAGCAAGGCGATTGACGAGGCAGGGATCAAAGGCCAGTTTCCAAACGTGAAGGAAGTCTATCGAGGCAATTTGGATAAACCCGATTCTGTCAAGCCACTCTCTGCAGCGATTGAATTTTCTGTGCAGCGTCTCCCCCATGTGGGAGAAGAGGTGCCAGCGAAATGGGTTTCTATTCGGGGCGATCTTGAGGAGGAAGCTAGGCACCAGCCCTATATTCCTCAGGAGGACTATTTCGCCGTCTACAGTCGGCATCTTGAGTTTGACCGCACAAAGGCCCTTCATTTGAGCCGCTACCTGCATGACCTGGGTGTCTTTCTGCATTTCCAGGAGGACCGGTTGTTGAGCCGGACGGTGATTTTACAAAATCCATGGGCGACCGAAGCGGTGTTCCGCATTTTGGACGATCCCACGGTTGTTGTCAGTCTCGGCCGTTTCACATCGGTGGATTGCGAACGGGTCTGGGCAACCACCGAATACGCCGACATGCATCCTGAGCTGCTGGCGCTGATGGAAAAGTTCGAATTGTGCTATGCCCTGAGGGATCAGGAGGACACCTGGCTGGCCCCTCAACTACTCTCACCTTCCGTTCCTCCGGCGCTGGAGGGATGGGCGAAAGTGGGGGATCTGGTGTTGAGCTTTAGGTATGGCTTTTTGCCCAAAGGCCTCATCAGCCGGCTGATGGTTCGCATGCATCGGTTTGTCCCCCGTCCCGAGATGGCGTGGGCTACTGGCGTGTTGTTCGAACGGGAGGAGACCCAAGTGCTCGTTCGAATCATGTCCAGAGGCAATGAAATTGTCCTCCGGGCCCGCGGGCTTGAACGTCAAGCTCTTTTGAGCGTCATTGCCAGTGACCTTGACGCGCTCAATGCGGGCTTCCCTGGCCTGGAGGAAAAACTGAGTAAATGGGTTCCTTGTATTTGTTCTAAATGTGTGGTCTTGGCTTCGCCGGAGATGTTCGAACAGAAACGTCTGCTCAAACGAAAACAAGACCGTAAACTGGCCATTGAGTGTCCGGGAAGTTACGAAGATGTCAGTGTGCTTGAGTTGCTCGATGGCTTGAAATTGGAGAACCTTCCGCGCTGGGCCGACAAGCCGTCAGATAATTATGCTGCCGCATCGGACGCTTCTTCCGCCGGACAGGCTCCGATAAAAACCATTAAAGTTTTTCTCGCCTCTTCTGAGGAGCTACGGGAAGATCGAGATGCGTTCGATCTGTATTTCAGACAGCAGAATGACCGATTGCGTCAACAGGGCGCGTACTTGGAGATTGTCCGGTGGGAAAACTTTCTGGATGCCATGTCCGACAGTCGGCTTCAAGATGAATACAATCGTGAGGTCAGGTCCTGTGACATTTTTGTGAGCTTATTTAAGACAAAAACGGGCAGGTATACCGAGGAGGAGTTTGATGTGGCTCATCGCGGATTTAAGGAGCAAGGGACACCTCGGATCTATGCCTTTTTCCAAGATGCTCAGGTTTCCACGGTTTCGGGGAACCGGAATGATTTGCTATCACTATGGAAGTTTCAGGATAAGCTCAGTGAGCTTGGACACTTTTGGACCAAGTATAAAAGCACCGAGGATCTCCATCTGCGGTTTCGAGACCAACTCGACAAACTGTTGGACCAAGGCCTGGTTTGA
- a CDS encoding shikimate kinase, which yields MNIVFIGYRGTGKSTVAAILGQRLGRRVISTDEEIVKEAKQTIPQLIEQFGWDHFRGLETQMCQKLTGQDNLVIDTGGGLILKEENVRMLKENGKIFWLTAEVPTIASRISGDTQRPSLSGTKTFVEEIEEILEIRKPHYQAAADHVIPTDQNSPEQIADAILSRISI from the coding sequence ATGAATATTGTCTTCATAGGATACCGGGGAACAGGGAAAAGCACTGTGGCAGCAATCCTGGGTCAACGTCTCGGACGAAGAGTCATCTCCACTGATGAGGAAATCGTCAAAGAGGCCAAGCAAACCATTCCTCAGCTTATCGAGCAATTCGGGTGGGATCATTTCCGCGGGCTGGAAACGCAAATGTGTCAGAAGCTCACCGGCCAGGACAATCTGGTTATCGACACGGGCGGGGGACTCATCCTGAAGGAAGAAAACGTCAGAATGCTGAAAGAGAATGGAAAGATTTTCTGGCTGACTGCCGAAGTTCCAACGATTGCCAGCCGGATTTCCGGCGATACGCAGCGGCCCTCTCTGTCAGGCACCAAAACGTTCGTAGAAGAAATCGAAGAAATTCTCGAGATTCGCAAACCTCACTACCAAGCCGCCGCCGATCATGTCATTCCAACCGATCAAAACTCCCCGGAACAAATTGCTGATGCCATTCTCTCCCGCATTTCGATCTAG
- a CDS encoding sensor histidine kinase yields the protein MSLLPKSHRIVERPLMEFRPFGKDTQGVTIQDVSGITIRANLEYLEEAIQQHKGPEAAEEALRTLVALLNERIPDRTYHVTVDFLKNHWNSYSYEFAMFLAEFSVQLSHEENFHFNLGREKFLSPIIQILGRPFSIAQIYRLFPHFVEKFTKGSLKPEVVSVTNGHAVMRLQLSESTNRQFGPYLRGCAERICHTTKATVAEVPARMFGKRAASIQDRSCIAEGAPHCEWAFTWEPEQQTMRGWIFGGLALGLATVATLRVFAPDQPWWVSAGLSLLPLLILPLAKRLWDDRLEIQERGKIIQEQLEAAEQRHEELREAYLAQEHTLIEIRRRVDELTMLHQLTLHIGSTLDRETIIGSGLKAIVSSLSFDHAWAAVWDAPHQHFHKIQSEGMSEQWAALVQNIHIPSAPQDLLHRTLHMQESIVIEDITDILSQCHPATQQILVEAGTQSGFSLPLISQNQPLGVLIVGSTHQKSIPIAEQNLLSTVAHEMAIALDTAMAYDEIEALNIGLENKVQERTLALQQANTDLEAANHRLKELDRMKSQFLSHCSHELRTPLTSIKGFTENLLHGMVGPLAERQHLYLTRISANANRLTRMIADLLDLSRIEAGTVRLAHGSVSLFELLENVTQELLPLTQTKAQHLTVELTEDNLTLWGDQDRLHQIVTNLVHNAHKFSPQEGRILVRASPAPPGHILLTISDTGPGIPLEAQASLFQPFFQAHRIPEIGTQGLGLGLSIVKQLVELHGGTISVESQPGEGATFHLRLPAVCPSTLSPSAQAFHEPLI from the coding sequence ATGTCGCTCTTACCAAAATCCCATCGCATTGTGGAGCGTCCACTCATGGAGTTTCGTCCATTCGGGAAGGATACTCAGGGTGTCACGATTCAGGATGTGAGCGGAATCACCATCCGCGCCAATCTTGAATATCTGGAAGAGGCCATTCAACAACACAAGGGACCAGAGGCCGCAGAAGAGGCGTTGCGCACACTGGTCGCCCTGCTGAACGAGCGGATTCCCGACCGGACCTATCATGTGACCGTCGATTTCCTCAAGAACCACTGGAATAGCTATTCCTATGAGTTTGCCATGTTTTTAGCCGAATTTTCTGTTCAGCTCTCGCACGAGGAGAATTTTCATTTCAATCTGGGGCGGGAAAAATTTCTTTCGCCCATTATTCAAATCCTCGGGCGGCCCTTTTCCATAGCTCAGATATACCGGCTCTTCCCGCACTTTGTCGAAAAATTCACCAAGGGTTCGCTCAAGCCGGAGGTTGTATCGGTCACCAATGGCCATGCCGTGATGCGGCTCCAATTGTCCGAATCCACAAACAGACAATTCGGCCCGTATCTCCGGGGCTGTGCCGAACGGATATGCCACACCACAAAGGCGACGGTTGCAGAAGTCCCGGCCCGCATGTTTGGAAAACGGGCTGCCTCGATCCAGGATCGGAGCTGTATCGCCGAGGGTGCCCCCCATTGTGAATGGGCCTTTACCTGGGAACCCGAGCAACAGACCATGCGGGGATGGATTTTTGGCGGACTCGCATTGGGGCTGGCCACGGTCGCCACATTAAGAGTTTTTGCTCCGGATCAACCCTGGTGGGTCAGTGCAGGACTCTCCCTGCTCCCCTTGCTCATTCTCCCCTTGGCAAAAAGGCTTTGGGATGATCGGCTGGAGATTCAAGAGCGGGGGAAAATCATTCAAGAACAATTGGAAGCGGCCGAGCAACGGCACGAAGAACTGCGGGAGGCCTATTTAGCACAAGAGCATACATTGATCGAGATCCGGCGACGAGTCGATGAATTAACCATGCTGCATCAACTCACCCTCCACATCGGCTCAACCCTCGACCGCGAAACCATTATCGGCTCAGGCCTCAAAGCCATTGTGAGCTCACTTTCCTTTGACCATGCCTGGGCAGCCGTATGGGATGCACCGCATCAACACTTTCACAAGATTCAATCAGAAGGCATGTCGGAACAGTGGGCGGCATTGGTTCAAAACATCCACATTCCCTCAGCCCCACAGGACCTCCTTCACAGAACCCTCCACATGCAAGAATCCATCGTCATAGAGGACATCACGGATATTCTGAGTCAGTGCCATCCCGCCACTCAACAGATCTTGGTGGAAGCCGGGACGCAAAGCGGATTCTCGCTTCCCCTGATTAGTCAGAATCAACCACTTGGGGTGTTGATCGTTGGGAGTACGCACCAGAAATCCATCCCCATCGCTGAACAAAACTTATTATCCACGGTCGCCCACGAAATGGCGATTGCCCTTGATACGGCGATGGCCTATGACGAGATCGAAGCCTTGAACATCGGTTTGGAAAACAAAGTGCAGGAGCGAACGCTGGCATTACAACAGGCCAACACAGACCTGGAAGCCGCCAATCACCGTCTCAAGGAACTTGACCGGATGAAATCTCAATTTCTCTCACATTGCTCTCATGAATTGCGCACACCCTTAACTTCGATTAAGGGATTCACGGAAAATCTACTTCATGGGATGGTGGGACCGCTCGCCGAACGCCAACACCTCTACCTCACCCGAATCAGTGCGAACGCCAATCGCCTCACCCGTATGATTGCCGACCTTCTCGACTTATCGCGCATTGAGGCAGGGACCGTCCGGTTAGCCCATGGATCTGTGTCATTATTCGAACTCCTTGAGAATGTCACGCAGGAATTACTGCCACTCACCCAGACCAAGGCCCAACACCTGACGGTCGAACTCACCGAGGACAATTTGACCCTCTGGGGAGACCAGGACCGTCTCCATCAAATCGTCACCAATCTCGTCCACAACGCCCATAAATTTTCTCCCCAAGAGGGACGCATCCTGGTGAGAGCTTCTCCCGCTCCTCCGGGTCACATCCTCCTCACGATCTCCGATACCGGTCCAGGGATTCCTCTGGAAGCTCAAGCCAGCCTCTTTCAGCCCTTCTTCCAGGCTCACCGGATCCCCGAAATCGGCACGCAAGGGCTGGGGTTGGGACTCTCAATTGTGAAACAATTGGTGGAACTGCACGGCGGGACGATCTCTGTAGAAAGCCAGCCTGGAGAAGGTGCCACGTTTCACCTTCGTCTTCCGGCAGTCTGCCCTTCAACGCTCTCACCCTCCGCTCAAGCCTTCCATGAACCTCTAATCTAA
- a CDS encoding shikimate dehydrogenase, whose translation MDINAQTQLCGLLGNPVDHSLSPAIHNAAFRQLGLNFVYLAFPVQDLEGAIRGLRALGHIRGLSVTIPHKVTILPLLDSVETTAKHIGSVNTIVKDRGLLVGSNTDASGALQALRQGGVETTGQRVVILGSGGAARAIAFALGVEGKIEHLTLLGVDDQERTTLANDLKAKTPIFLHDDSLTPETLQSALAQAQLLIHCTPIGMHPKVEESCVPKHLLHRDLTVMDIVYNPLNTRLLQDAQAAGCRTIQGINMFLYQAVGQFELWTGKSAPLEVMRKVLTSHFS comes from the coding sequence ATGGACATTAATGCACAAACCCAACTCTGCGGCCTGTTAGGCAACCCGGTCGATCATTCGCTTTCTCCCGCTATTCACAATGCGGCCTTTCGTCAATTGGGATTAAACTTTGTCTATCTGGCATTTCCCGTCCAGGATCTCGAAGGCGCAATTCGGGGCCTACGGGCTTTGGGCCACATTCGGGGACTCAGCGTGACCATCCCACATAAGGTCACCATTCTACCCTTGTTAGATTCCGTCGAAACGACCGCCAAACACATTGGCTCGGTGAATACCATCGTCAAAGACCGGGGCTTGTTAGTGGGCTCCAACACCGATGCATCCGGCGCGCTCCAAGCCTTGCGACAAGGTGGAGTGGAAACCACCGGACAACGGGTCGTCATTCTCGGTTCCGGGGGGGCTGCTCGCGCCATTGCCTTCGCACTCGGCGTGGAAGGCAAAATTGAACATCTGACCCTCCTCGGCGTCGACGATCAGGAACGAACAACCTTGGCAAACGACCTCAAAGCTAAAACACCCATCTTCTTGCACGACGACTCCTTAACACCTGAAACATTGCAATCTGCATTGGCACAGGCCCAATTGCTTATTCATTGCACCCCCATTGGCATGCACCCAAAGGTCGAGGAAAGCTGCGTCCCCAAGCATCTGTTGCACCGCGATCTGACGGTGATGGATATTGTCTACAACCCACTCAATACGCGTTTATTGCAGGATGCACAGGCGGCAGGATGCCGCACCATCCAAGGAATCAACATGTTTCTCTATCAGGCTGTGGGGCAATTTGAACTTTGGACCGGCAAATCCGCACCACTCGAGGTGATGCGTAAGGTGCTCACCTCACACTTCTCATGA